The Changchengzhania lutea genomic sequence ATTGGATTAATAGCATGTAGAAATAAGTTGCTAAATTTAACTAAAGCAAAATATGCTATAACCTTAGATGATGATGCACATTTTATTATTGAAAATCCTTTAGGAATAATAGAATCTTATTTTAATAGCAATTTACGGTGTGGTGCATTGGCATTTAGATTATATTGGGGTAAGCTACCACCAAAAAGTACTGATTCTAATGATATTTCAGAACGCGTTAGAAGTTTTGTAGGTTGTGGTCATGTGTGGAATATGGTAGCTTGGAAATCCATTCCTAATTATCCCGAATGGTTTGTGTTTTATGGAGAGGAAGAATTTGCATCATACCAGTTGTTTAAAAATAATTGGGAAATACATTACCTTCCTGCGGTTTTGGTTAACCATCGCGTGAATATAAAAGAACGTAAAAAGAATAAGGATTATAGAATACGTTTAAGACGATCTTTAAGGTCTGGCTGGTATCTTTATTTTTTATTCTATCCATATAATACCATTCCAAGACGATTTTTTTACACCTTATGGATTCAAATAAAAACTAAAGTGTTTAAAGGGGACTTCAAAGCCTTAATGGCAATTTTACAAGCATTGGCAGATGTAGTGATTAACTTCCCGCGCTTAAATAAAAATGCCAATAGATTATCAAAAAAAGAGTTTACTGAGTATTTAAAACTTGAAGAAACAAAGTTATATTGGACTCCAAAAGATGAACTCGTTTAAACTTTTTGTTTTTAACCGAAAATGAGTTAAAATTTGTTTAGATAAGGCACTTTTTGCAAGGCATTACAGCGTTACGCATAAGAAAAGTAACGAAATATGGGCAAATTTCAGCCATTTTTTAGGAAATAGAAAAAGTTTAAACGAGTTCGATTTATAAATTTATGGGCACTAAGTAAAATTGAATATAGATATCAATACATATAAGAATAGAGGTGGTTTTGCAAAAGCCATGTTGGATAAATATATCCCGCACGCACCAAATAAAACTGTTAGTGATATTGGTGCTGGATTTGGGCACATGCGTAAAGACATTGAAAACGTAAACGCTAAGTGGCAACCTTTCGATTTCATTAAAAAAATGGATGAAACCATTATCTGGAATTTAAATAATCCTGCACCAACAACGGCTGATAAAGCAGGAATAGTTATACTTTTAGAAGTTTTAGAGCATCTTGATAATCCGCTTTTAGGCATACAAAATATTTCAAATCATATAGAAAAAGGGGGCGTTTTAATTTTGAGTACCCCAAATCCGCAGTCTAGTAAAAATACATTAAGTTTGTTTTTAAGAGGGTCGCTTTACGCGTTTCAAAAAAAGCACATTAAAGAAAATCATGTTTTCACGCCATGGAAACATGTAGTTTGCGAATTTTTAAATCGAAGTGGTTTTGAGATTTTAGAATATGCTATTGTAGATATGCAATATAAAGATAAAAAAAGTACCTCTTTAAAAGATTGGTTTAAGTCTAAAATAGAAGCATACATAGAATATAGAAATCCATTTGCAAAAGGGATGAGTTACGGTATAGTAGCAAGAAAGATAAAATAATGAGCATTAAACTAATAGCTGAAATTGCACAAGCACATGATGGAAGTATTGCTACTGCCCATAGTTATATTGATGCGCTCGCAACGACAGGTATTGATGTTATTAAATTCCAAACTCATATAGCCGAGGCTGAGAGCAGTATTTATGAACCTTTTAGAGTGAAATTCTCAAAACAAGATAAAACCCGTTTTGATTATTGGAAACGCATGGAGTTTACACTAGAGCAATGGATAGATTTAAAACGACATTGTAATGATATGGGTTTAGAGTTTATGAGTTCTCCTTTTAGTAATATGGCGGTAGATTTGTTGGAGCAAGTAGGGGTGAAAACATATAAAATAGGCTCTGGAGAAGTGAATAATTTTTTGTTATTAGAAAAAATAGCTCAAACGGGTAAACCTATTATATTATCTTCAGGGATGAGCTCTTTTCAAGAATTGGATAAAACGGTAGCATTCCTAAAATCTAAACAAGTAGCGTTTTCAATAATGCAATGTACCACATCATACCCTACAAAACCAGAGCAATATGGTATAAATGTCATTCAAGAACTAAAATCAAGATATCATGTTCCGGTTGGATTTTCAGATCATTCTTCAAAAATTGAAACGGCTATCGCTGCTGTAGCTTTAGGTGCTGAGATTTTGGAGTTTCATGCCGTTTTTAGTAGCAATGATTTCGGGCCAGATGTTACGTCATCACTTACTATTGAAGATGTTAAAACGCTTTCAGAGGCTGTTCGGAACATCGAAAAAGCCCAAATGCATCCAGTTGATAAATCCGATAATTCAAAATTTAGCGAACTTAAATCTATTTTTGAAAAATCTTTAGCCATAAACAAAGACTTACAATCTGGACAGATTATCAAGTTTTCTGATTTAGAAGCAAAGAA encodes the following:
- a CDS encoding glycosyltransferase family 2 protein; this translates as MKKFSIIITTKDRIKDLSLTLNKIKHLFDRVDVECIICDDGSNDGTSKYINEHWPNILLIQHQKSIGLIACRNKLLNLTKAKYAITLDDDAHFIIENPLGIIESYFNSNLRCGALAFRLYWGKLPPKSTDSNDISERVRSFVGCGHVWNMVAWKSIPNYPEWFVFYGEEEFASYQLFKNNWEIHYLPAVLVNHRVNIKERKKNKDYRIRLRRSLRSGWYLYFLFYPYNTIPRRFFYTLWIQIKTKVFKGDFKALMAILQALADVVINFPRLNKNANRLSKKEFTEYLKLEETKLYWTPKDELV
- a CDS encoding methyltransferase domain-containing protein; protein product: MNIDINTYKNRGGFAKAMLDKYIPHAPNKTVSDIGAGFGHMRKDIENVNAKWQPFDFIKKMDETIIWNLNNPAPTTADKAGIVILLEVLEHLDNPLLGIQNISNHIEKGGVLILSTPNPQSSKNTLSLFLRGSLYAFQKKHIKENHVFTPWKHVVCEFLNRSGFEILEYAIVDMQYKDKKSTSLKDWFKSKIEAYIEYRNPFAKGMSYGIVARKIK
- a CDS encoding N-acetylneuraminate synthase family protein, translating into MSIKLIAEIAQAHDGSIATAHSYIDALATTGIDVIKFQTHIAEAESSIYEPFRVKFSKQDKTRFDYWKRMEFTLEQWIDLKRHCNDMGLEFMSSPFSNMAVDLLEQVGVKTYKIGSGEVNNFLLLEKIAQTGKPIILSSGMSSFQELDKTVAFLKSKQVAFSIMQCTTSYPTKPEQYGINVIQELKSRYHVPVGFSDHSSKIETAIAAVALGAEILEFHAVFSSNDFGPDVTSSLTIEDVKTLSEAVRNIEKAQMHPVDKSDNSKFSELKSIFEKSLAINKDLQSGQIIKFSDLEAKKPANKGIPASNFEAIIGKQIIRNMKKWDFLTIHDIK